TTCTATTAAATTTAATAAAAGATCTTTAATATGTGGACCATACTCATCATCTTCAGCTAAGGTATGATGCTTTCTTTCACCTTTGTCAGTGTACTCTATTGTAGTGAAATGACAATGAAGCCTATCCATATCTAAATTATCTTCAAGTTTTGAAAAAATACAATTGTAATCTTCTTTTTTATTTAAAAGACCTCTTCCTCTTGCATGAACATGAGCAAAGTCAATAGTCGGTTCAAAATGGTCAAAGCTAGCGCACATTTCAATAATCTCATCAATATTTCCTAATTGAGAAAGTTTACCTGTTGTTTCAGGTGCAAAGGTGAAATTTTCTATTCCTTCTTCCTCACATCTTATAAGAAGTCTTGTGTAAGTCTTTTTAGCTAAATCCATACAGATTTCAGGTTTTCTATTTGAATAAAAACCCGGATGAAATACGAGCCTATATGCACCCATAAATTCTCCAACTTTTGCAGATTGAACTAATCTTTCAATAGACGAATCAATTTTTTCCTCCTCTTTAGAACATACATTAATATAATATGGACAGTGCATAGAGACTAAAACTCCATATTCATCAGCATATTCTCTTAGTTTAAGCGCAGAGGATTCGCCAATTTTAACACCATAAGTTGATTGATATTCAAATGCATATAATCCAAGAGGTCCTAAAAATTTAGGAGATTCAAATGCCTTTCCTTTAAAATCAATTGGTTTTCCAGCTGGGCCAAAAATAACCTTATCTTTCATAAAAATCAAACCATAAAAGTAAAATATGATAAAAATATACAATAAAAAATTTGTAAAAATTGTAAAATCAAATAAAGATATAAAGACTAAAAAAAGAAGAAAATTAAATAGAAAAATTCTATTTAATTATAAAATACCCATGGATTTATTAGTTTTAGTAATGGATTTTTCCCTATCAGATTCTATTTCTAACATTGCACGAATAGCATCTACATTTTCAGGTACTACATCAGATTCTTGGTGTACTGCTTGCATATAGAACAATTCATTATCTACAACATTAATAGATTCTTTCCATACCGGAATCTCATACAAGTCATTTCTACTTCTTCCTAAATCTTTAGCATATTCCATAAGTGCAGCAGTAGAGTCTAAGCCAGCACCAGCTTCAACTACCATCACTCTGGAACGTTTTTCAAGTAAATCAATAACTTCATCATTACTTACTTCATTTCCAATTTCAACCATTAAATTGTGTTGGTGCATTAAAGTAGTAGGAACAAGTAAAGCCATTGTAGTAACATCAATACCTTTCATTACGGTTTGTACATCTGGGCCGTGGTGAGAAGGTACCTTTGGAGGGTTAGGTACAATAGCATTTATAGGGCCTTTTTTAATTTCAGACGGGTCAGATCCTCTTCTAACCATTACTGCACGAACTTTTTTAATATCAACTAATGGATTAAGAGTGTGTAAAGTACGGGTTAAACCAGTAGTGTTACAAGATACTACTCTTGCATAATCTGCGCCATAGGAATCATCATAATTAGCAAAGGAGTTAAAAGACAAACCTGTTAATTCATGGTCTTCCCCACCTTGGTAAATAGCTTTTACACCAGCTTTTTTATACATTTCAAGGTTTTGAGGCCCAATATTTCCAGGAGTACAATCAACTACAATATCTGCTTCTTGAATCATATCTTCAACAGTACCTGCAATTTCAATTCCTGCTTCTTTAAATAGGTTTTCCCTTTCAGGAATTCCTATGTATAAAGGATATCCTTTTTCTTCTACAGCCGTTCTTGCTTCAAAATTTGGCCTAGTTTTACTTACACCAATAACTTTCATGTCATCTTGAGCTGCTACAGCATCAGCCACTCTTTTACCAATAGTTCCAAATCCATTAATAGCTACAGATTTCATTTTTAAACTTCCTTCAAGAATATTTGAATTTATAAAAAAATCATTAAATTCAAAATATATGATTAAAGTTTTATTATTTAATCTATATATAATTTAATATTTATTTTAATTAATCATCATCAATTATTATTCAAGTAAAACTATACCATAACAGAAATAGCTATTATTCTCTTCATCAATTCCTAAAATATCATAGCCATTGTTTTCAATAGTTTTATGAATATCTACACCACAAGCTTCTCCAGATGGACGAGCTTCATTCGGATACTTACATCCATCTAAATTACATTCTTCACCTTTAGACTCACAGACCAGACAAGTTCCAGCACCCATACCAAATGCTTTATAATAACCTAAACGAGCACAAAGATTCTCTATATCAAGAGCTATTTTAGTAATCATTCCAATATCATCTTCAATGGAAGCTAAACTAATCTCAAACAAGATAGCTGTTTTATAAGAATTAATCATACCAATGAATTCTTCAGCTTTTGGAGTATATGGTGGGCAAACTAAAGTTTTACCATAATTAGGACAACCAAATTGACATTTTAATCTTGTCCATGGTTCTACAACAATAGTATTAGTTTCAATATATTCAAATTCAAAATTTTTATACACTTTAGTTAAATCCTTAATTTCACCAGATAACTTATCCAAATTAATCATAAACACCAACACTTAAATTAAATAGTTCTTAATTTATAAAAGTAACGATAATAGAAAAGTAAAGGATAATAGAAAAGTAAAGATTAATAGAAAAGTAAAGATTAATAGAAAAAATAAGAAAACTTATTTTTAATAAATTAAAATTAATCCTACTAAAATACAATCTATCCCCAATTATAATTATAAATTTATCCTTATATTACTTAAATATAGGCTTTGCTGAAATCATATCTTTGACTTAATTAAATTGATTTATAGATGTTATCCATTAAACATTGAAATTTAGTTTCTTTATTTAAGAAATGTATGATTTTACTAGCAGTTAATCCACTAAATAATTCTTTTATGACAATAAACATACTTCCAGCATCATCCCATTAACCTATATGATTTGTCTTTAGAACCACTAGTGAAGCTAAAACCATAATTAGCAATAATTTCACATTTTTATTTAGAAAATAAATTAATATTGTTTTGTTAAATTCCTGAAGGTTTTTTTAAAGGGTTTTTCTTAGTAATTTTTTAGAGAATTTTCTGCAAATTCTATAAATGAGGCATGTCCGAAATCTTTAAAAGCTTAGAAATATCCATATTTAAGTCAATTGAATCACAAAACAGATAAATGAATTTTGAATATGCTTTTTATTTGAATATGCTTTTTATTGCTAAAATTGTAAGTTTAGCTGAATTTATATAAAGTATGTTTTGAAGATTTATTAGAATAAGCGAGAATCATCATTTTTGAGTAAATTAAAATTCCAAAATAATAAAATTCTCTAACTTATCCATCTTAAACTGATTTTTAGGAGTTTTCATCCAATCTTTTAAATACAATTTAATTGAATATTATAAAAAATCCCAAAAATTTAATTGTAATAAATTACTAAAATAGGCTTGGATAAATAAATATTTTCACTTTCATAATATTATTATTAATATTATTATTAATATTATTAATATTATTATTTATTTCACTTTTTCAACGAATATAGTCTGTTATTGATTATTTCTTAACTCTTAAATCTTATTTCAAGTCTAACTAAATTTAAACAACTAAAATCATTAAATTCAATCTAAATGAATTTTAAATTTTTTTACCTGAACTAAAATTTCAATGAAAAAGGATTTCAACACCAATTTATTATAAAATAATTGATAGATTATATGGGGTTATATAGGGAGAGCTAAAATGACATCAAAGATAGTTAAAAATAGTGTCATAATATTAATAGGAAATATTATATTTAGAATTGGAGGATACATTTATCATTACTTAATGGCAATTCTATTAGGTGCTTCAAATTACGGAATTTTAACTTTAACTCTTCCTTTTCAAGGAATCTTTCAAATTTTATCTGCAGGAGGGCTACCTCCAGCAATAGCGAAATATATTTCAGAATATAATACATTAAATAAAGAAGATTATGCAAGACAAACAGTATTTACCTCCTTAAAAATAATGATTATATTAGGTATACTCTTTGGATTCATAATGGTATTTTTTGTAGCTCCTTGGTTAGCTTATACTATTTATAATAAGCCAATAGCATTACTTCCTTTACAAGCTATTGGTTTAATCACTCCATTTAGTGTTATTGTAGGAGGATTTCGTGGTGCCTTTCAAGGAGTATATAAAATGGAATATATCTTATATACCCGTGCTGTAGAACAGATAATAATGATATTATCTGCTACTGCATTAGTCCTTATAGGCTTATCTACTTTTGGTGCAGTTTTAGGATCAGTATTAGGTTTTTTATTCTCTGCATTATCTGCAATTTACATTTTTAAAAGATATATGGGAAAATATTTGCCAGAACCAAGTGAAAATTTTAAATTTTCTCTTAAAGATGAATTAAAATTAGCTAAAAAATTAATATCCTTTTCAATACCTGTTTCCATAACCGCTTTAGCTGAGATGGGAATTTATAGTATTTGTACTATGATTATAGGTGTTTTCTTAACATCTACTGTTGCAGGTTATTTTGGTGCAGCAAATCCAATTGCAAGATTGCCATTAATTATGTCAGGTTCAATAGCAACAACAATATTACCTGCAGCTTCAGAAGCATTTGCTACTAAAAATAAATTATTACTTCAAAAATATGTAGATGATGCTTATAAATATGGAATGTTTTTTATAATTCCTATGTGTGTAGGAATTGCAGTTTTCTCAAAAGAAATATTAGGATTATTATACTTTAAAAATCCTGCATACATTAATGGATATATGGCATTATCCATATTAGTTGTTGGAATGACATTTTATTCAATATATACTATTTCAAGTAGCATCACCCAAGGAATTGGAAATCCAAAAATATCTATGTATATTTTAATAATAGGTTCTATACTCACATTCATTTTAGGATGGTTATTAATCCCCATATATGGAATAGAAGGTGCAGCATTAGCTACAACAATATCTTCATTTTTAATGATGATTCCAATGTTTTTAATACAATTTAGATTAACAAAAACTAATCCTCCATATAAGTTTCTATTAAAAGTGACAATTGCATCTTTAATAATGGTAATACCTTCATTTATACTTCCAAATAACCCAATAAGATTAATAATTGGACTTATAATTTGTCCAATAATTTATATAATACTAATAATTCTCCTAAAAACATTAAGCCATAGAGACATTGAAAAATTTAAAGAATTATCTAAAAAATTAGGACCTCTTAAAAAATATTGTCACACACTATTAAATACAATAGATAAATACTGTGAAGAATAAAAAATATGACTTTAGTTAAAAGAAATAAGGATTATATTTTAACTTCACCATATATTTATAGAATATCCGCTAAAATTAGTTTAATCTATTTCGCTAAATTTATATATACTGAAACTATTAACAAGAAAATAAAAATAAAAAATAGAAAAATAAAAAAATAAAAATAAAAAAATAAAAATAGAAAAAGAAAAATAGAAAAATAAAAAAATAAAAATAGAAAAAGAAAAATAGAAAAATAAATTTTTTAAATATCAAAATTTTTATTTATACTCAAATCTTAAGAGTAAAGATGAATAAATAATAACTATTACAGAGCCAATATTATGTACAAATGCACCACCAATAGGCCCTAGCCATCCGAGCATTGCAAGAACAGTAGCTAAGATATTTAAACCTAAAGCAAATGCAATTCCTCTATTAATTGTTTTAATAGTTTTTCTTGAAAGTGCAAATAAATGTGGAATATATTTAATATCATCACTTACAAGACATACATCAGATGCTTCAATAGAAATATCACTACCAACACCACCCATTGAAATACCAATATCTGCTTGTCTTAAAGCTGGTGCATCATTAATGCCATCCCCTATCATTGCAATTTTTTTATTGTTAGATTGTAACTCTCTAATTTTAGAAATCTTATCCTCAGGTAAGCAATTGTATTTTAAATCAACGATATCAACAGTATGTGCAATCTGTTCAGCTGCTTCTTTATTATCTCCAGTTAATAAAGTAGAATCAACACCTAATTTATGTAGTTGACGAACAATATCAAATGCATCATCTCTTAAAACATCAGATAAGAAAACTGCTCCTAAAAACTTTCCATCACAACTAATATAAATTACAGTAGAGCCTTGATTTAAATATTGTGAAATATTTTCTTCAATAAAATCATGAGGAATATCAATATTTAATGAATTAAAGAATTCTTCATTACCTGCACATAGAGTACTATCATTTAAATTAGCTTTTACACCTTTACCAATGATCATTTCAAAGTTAGTAACTTTATATAAAGCTTTTTCATTTTTGTCTTTATAAAATTTTGTTATTGCTTTTGCTAAAGGATGTTCAGATGGACTTTCTAATGAAGCAAGTAAATGAATTAATTCTTTTTCACTAAGCTCATCACTAATTTCATTATTATATGGAATTACTTTTGTAACTGTAGGTTTACCATAAGTTAAAGTGCCAGTTTTATCAAAGATAATTTGATCAATTTTTGCTAATTTTTCAATGGAAATTCCTTCTTTAACTAAAATACCTACTTTAGTTAAATTTCCAATTGATGCCATAATAGCTGTTGGAGTAGCTAGAACAAGGGCACAAGGACAGAACACTACTAAAATAGTTACTGCACGAATTATCTCAGCTGTAAAAATCAGAGTTAAAATAGCACAAATAAATGCAACTACAACTATAAAACTTGCCCATCTATCTGCTGATTTAACAACTTCGGCATTTTCAGGATTTGCTGATTCAACTAATGTAATTAACTTTTGAAGAGAACTGTCTTCTCCTTTTTTAGTTGCTTTCATTATAAAAGAACCATAGAGATTAATTGTACCACTAAATACTTCATCACCAACTACTTTATCTACAGGTATAGATTCTCCAGTCATTACTGATTGATCTATTGAAGATTCTCCCCTTATAATCTCACCATCTACTGGAATAACCTCACCAGGTAAAACTTTTAAAATATCTCCAACATTTATTAATTCTGCTGCGATTTCTTCTTCAGTTTCACTATCTTGGTTATAGTTTCTTATAATACTGCCCTTTGTAGGACTTAAGTCTATAAGTTTTTCAATTCCAGCTCTTGTTTTAGATACTGTATATTCTTCTAAGAAACCGCCGATTGCCATAATAATAGCAATTACACCAGCAGCAAATAATTCTCCAATAAGAATTGAAGAAATAATAGCAATAGTAACAAGAACATCAGCTTTTATGTCAAATTCAGTATAAAGACCTACTGCAGCTTCTATAAAAATTGGAAAACCACAAAATATTATTGTTATCCACATTAAATCTATTCCAAAAAGACTTATTCCTAATAAACTTAAAATTACTGCAATAATAGAAATAAGAATAAAAAGAAGATCTCTTTTTTCATCATCTTGAAAAAACTCTTTTATGTTCATTTTTATAACCCCCTAAAACTATACAATATAGGTATACCCTTATAGGTATATGCTTATTTTAAAAAAATATAACTATATTCTTAAAAGTAGAGAATATAGCTTAATATGGAAATAATATTTTACTAAAAATTTAATTATAATTTAACTAAAATTTAATTAAAATTTAATTAAAATTTGATTAAGATTTAATTAACATTTAATTAACATTTTATAACCTTAAACTAAACTTTTAATAAAAAATTAAGTTAAATGCGTGAGTAATACTCTAAAATTGAAGAAATATCTGTTAAAGCTTCATCAGTATCTCCATCATCAATTGCATCCCTAATGCAATGATTAACATGCCCCTCTACAATAATATGGCCTACTTTATGTAAAGCAGATTTAGCAGCATTTACTTGCATTAAAATATTTTCACAAGGAATATCTTCATCAATCATACGATTAATTGCATTTACCTGGCCTATAATTTTTTTAAGCCTCCTATGAATATTTTCAGAATCCATACATTGTTTCAAAGTAACACCACCATTTTTAAGAATAGTCATACCCCATTAGGTATATCTAAACTAGTATATTAAACTTTTAGTATATAAATCTTTTGAAAATTAAAAAATAAGTATATGATAAAAATAAATTTTATAAAAAAATTAAATAAAAAAGGAATAAGATAAAAAAATTAATAAAAAAATTAATAAATTGATTAATAAAAGAATTAAATTAATTAATAAAAAAATTAATAAATTAATTAATAAAAGAATTAAATTAATTAAAAAATTAATCTAATTCAATTCACCAAACTGAGACAATTTTTCAGGGAAATAAGTATCTACTACATATTCAAGCCCATACTTGGAGAATGATTGCTGTTCTGCTTTTTTACCAATCTTAAGCATTTTCTTAATTTCAGTTTGCCAGAACTCATTCTGATACCTTGGGTCTTTTGAAAGCTCTTTTAATCTTAATACATCGATATCTTTTAATGGATCGGTTGGAAGATCATATTCAATGATATCACTTGCAGTTACTCCTAAAAACTTAGCATCAGGAGTAGCTAAATCATGATTTACATGAGCTAATTTTGCACTTCCAGAAATAATTACCTGTGCAATGTGGAATCCCCAAGGGTCTCCGTCGTTACATATGTATACAGGAAGACCTAATTCTTCATTTACTCTTTTAATGAATCTTCTTGTAGCACGAGCTGCTTGGCCCTTAAGACCTACAATCAAACAGTTAAATCTTTTATGAGCATTTTCTTGAACTAATCTGTGGAACATCCCCATAGTTTCTACAGCAAGTACAAAGTCAGCACCACAACCTAATAGTTCAACCTGGTCAATAGTTGGTGAAATAGTATAACCAGATTTACCTGCTCTTGAAGCATTGATTTCAAACTCACCATCAAGTAAGGTAATATCTCCATAAACTGATGCACCATCCTCTTCAGGCATCAATCCTAAATCTTCACGAGTAGCCCCTAATGCAACTTCTAAATCTTCACCTACAATGTTAGATTCTTGCTGTGTATTAAATTCAATTCCCCAACCTTCAGAGATATAATACATCTCCCTGATAGTTGCAGTTTTATCTCTTAATACTAAATCTTTACAGAAATTAGCAACATAAACCATTTGTCCTAATTTTCTAATTTGTTTAACATTACCTAAAGATCTTTTACCAAATCTATCACCAAGAATATAATAACGTTTATCTTCATCATAAACAATATTACCAGTTCCTCTAGAAGGAATTCTTAGAGTAGGCACTTTATTTTTCTCAATATCTTCTATAATTTCTTGACCGAAACCTTTGAGTTTATTAAAAGTATATTGTCTTCTTTTTTCTTTATGAGTATGTTTATGAGTAGCAGTTTCTTCAGCCATCTAATCATTCCTCCTCTTCTTTTGAGTCAAATAATTTAGATTGTTCATCTGTTTTTTAGATTTTTTCTCTTTAGTTTTTTCATCATCCAAAAATGCTTCATCCAAATCAGATTCTTGAACTCTATCCTTACGATTTGAATGTTCTTTATCTACAACATGACCAAATTCATCAAGTTCTTCAAGTAAGGAATCTACATAGTCTTCTTCTTCCTCTTCTTCTTCGACTTTTTCACCCATCAATTCTGCTAATGCCCTTCTTGTAACTTTAGCAAGAACAGGCTTATAATCAGGAACCCCAGTTTCAGCAAGTGCTGCTGCTTCTTCAATAATGACAGGTACATAGTCTTCAAATATCTTAGATCTCATCGCTTTTTCTTTTTCAGCCTTTTTAGACCTAATATGTCTTTGGAGTTTTCTTGCTATTTTCATGGTAGCTTGTCTAATCTCATGAACAATTTCAGGCTCTGGTGCAATACTTTGTTTACCAGTAGATAAGTAAGGAACTTGAGTTGAAATAATATTTACAAATAAAGTAAGTGGAGTGTTGTCTAAGTCTTTAAGACCATATCTTCTCCAATCAATAGATTTTAACGCTTCAGTAATAGCACAACTTCCTGCATCAAAAGTTAATGGAACTCTGTTTGCAAATCTTAGGATTTCAGATTTTCTTTGTTCATTTACAATCCTACCTGCATCTCCACCGTAAGCAATACCTGCTTCTACAATAAATGCTACACCACCTTTATAAGTAACTGGACTTCTTGTAATGGTGGTGATGAATTCTGGTTTAAGAATTAATTTCATACCTTTTTCAATTTGTTCTTCCCCAATAGGAATAAGACCAGAAGTAGGTGGAGCCATAAATTTCATTTTACTAAATGCTTCTACAATAATCTCTGCTTCCGACCAAGTCATGCTTTTTGGGCGTTTTTTCATGTCAATTCCAGTGATTTCTTGAAGTTCTTTAATTTTCTTAGAAGACATTCTTGATAAAGAACTAGTTAACATACTTTTGAAGTTTCTTTTATCAGTGATTTTTGCAATTGTAGTAATATCA
The window above is part of the Methanobrevibacter olleyae genome. Proteins encoded here:
- a CDS encoding DUF2284 domain-containing protein encodes the protein MINLDKLSGEIKDLTKVYKNFEFEYIETNTIVVEPWTRLKCQFGCPNYGKTLVCPPYTPKAEEFIGMINSYKTAILFEISLASIEDDIGMITKIALDIENLCARLGYYKAFGMGAGTCLVCESKGEECNLDGCKYPNEARPSGEACGVDIHKTIENNGYDILGIDEENNSYFCYGIVLLE
- a CDS encoding heavy metal translocating P-type ATPase, whose product is MNIKEFFQDDEKRDLLFILISIIAVILSLLGISLFGIDLMWITIIFCGFPIFIEAAVGLYTEFDIKADVLVTIAIISSILIGELFAAGVIAIIMAIGGFLEEYTVSKTRAGIEKLIDLSPTKGSIIRNYNQDSETEEEIAAELINVGDILKVLPGEVIPVDGEIIRGESSIDQSVMTGESIPVDKVVGDEVFSGTINLYGSFIMKATKKGEDSSLQKLITLVESANPENAEVVKSADRWASFIVVVAFICAILTLIFTAEIIRAVTILVVFCPCALVLATPTAIMASIGNLTKVGILVKEGISIEKLAKIDQIIFDKTGTLTYGKPTVTKVIPYNNEISDELSEKELIHLLASLESPSEHPLAKAITKFYKDKNEKALYKVTNFEMIIGKGVKANLNDSTLCAGNEEFFNSLNIDIPHDFIEENISQYLNQGSTVIYISCDGKFLGAVFLSDVLRDDAFDIVRQLHKLGVDSTLLTGDNKEAAEQIAHTVDIVDLKYNCLPEDKISKIRELQSNNKKIAMIGDGINDAPALRQADIGISMGGVGSDISIEASDVCLVSDDIKYIPHLFALSRKTIKTINRGIAFALGLNILATVLAMLGWLGPIGGAFVHNIGSVIVIIYSSLLLRFEYK
- the top6B gene encoding DNA topoisomerase VI subunit B, with the translated sequence MSQQAQELFENFDQLTPSEFFRKNKQMLGFSGKIRSLTIVFHELITNSFDAAEEAGILPEIRIDLKQIGKEHYLLRHSDNGPGIPEEFVTQVYCQMFAGSKFRNIQSRGQQGLGCSGCVLLSQMTTGESTHVISGWKEDGQLKGVKMEFKMDVKNNVGDVIKTENFTPESTGVCIQLQFKEVSYSLAEQGAFEYIRRTMIANPHAKITFRDPKGHKYIFKRAADIVPVLPKEVLPHPKGVTADDITTIAKITDKRNFKSMLTSSLSRMSSKKIKELQEITGIDMKKRPKSMTWSEAEIIVEAFSKMKFMAPPTSGLIPIGEEQIEKGMKLILKPEFITTITRSPVTYKGGVAFIVEAGIAYGGDAGRIVNEQRKSEILRFANRVPLTFDAGSCAITEALKSIDWRRYGLKDLDNTPLTLFVNIISTQVPYLSTGKQSIAPEPEIVHEIRQATMKIARKLQRHIRSKKAEKEKAMRSKIFEDYVPVIIEEAAALAETGVPDYKPVLAKVTRRALAELMGEKVEEEEEEEDYVDSLLEELDEFGHVVDKEHSNRKDRVQESDLDEAFLDDEKTKEKKSKKQMNNLNYLTQKKRRND
- a CDS encoding metal-sensing transcriptional repressor; translation: MKQCMDSENIHRRLKKIIGQVNAINRMIDEDIPCENILMQVNAAKSALHKVGHIIVEGHVNHCIRDAIDDGDTDEALTDISSILEYYSRI
- a CDS encoding phosphorylating glyceraldehyde-3-phosphate dehydrogenase; amino-acid sequence: MKSVAINGFGTIGKRVADAVAAQDDMKVIGVSKTRPNFEARTAVEEKGYPLYIGIPERENLFKEAGIEIAGTVEDMIQEADIVVDCTPGNIGPQNLEMYKKAGVKAIYQGGEDHELTGLSFNSFANYDDSYGADYARVVSCNTTGLTRTLHTLNPLVDIKKVRAVMVRRGSDPSEIKKGPINAIVPNPPKVPSHHGPDVQTVMKGIDVTTMALLVPTTLMHQHNLMVEIGNEVSNDEVIDLLEKRSRVMVVEAGAGLDSTAALMEYAKDLGRSRNDLYEIPVWKESINVVDNELFYMQAVHQESDVVPENVDAIRAMLEIESDREKSITKTNKSMGIL
- a CDS encoding flippase; its protein translation is MTSKIVKNSVIILIGNIIFRIGGYIYHYLMAILLGASNYGILTLTLPFQGIFQILSAGGLPPAIAKYISEYNTLNKEDYARQTVFTSLKIMIILGILFGFIMVFFVAPWLAYTIYNKPIALLPLQAIGLITPFSVIVGGFRGAFQGVYKMEYILYTRAVEQIIMILSATALVLIGLSTFGAVLGSVLGFLFSALSAIYIFKRYMGKYLPEPSENFKFSLKDELKLAKKLISFSIPVSITALAEMGIYSICTMIIGVFLTSTVAGYFGAANPIARLPLIMSGSIATTILPAASEAFATKNKLLLQKYVDDAYKYGMFFIIPMCVGIAVFSKEILGLLYFKNPAYINGYMALSILVVGMTFYSIYTISSSITQGIGNPKISMYILIIGSILTFILGWLLIPIYGIEGAALATTISSFLMMIPMFLIQFRLTKTNPPYKFLLKVTIASLIMVIPSFILPNNPIRLIIGLIICPIIYIILIILLKTLSHRDIEKFKELSKKLGPLKKYCHTLLNTIDKYCEE
- a CDS encoding DNA topoisomerase IV subunit A codes for the protein MAEETATHKHTHKEKRRQYTFNKLKGFGQEIIEDIEKNKVPTLRIPSRGTGNIVYDEDKRYYILGDRFGKRSLGNVKQIRKLGQMVYVANFCKDLVLRDKTATIREMYYISEGWGIEFNTQQESNIVGEDLEVALGATREDLGLMPEEDGASVYGDITLLDGEFEINASRAGKSGYTISPTIDQVELLGCGADFVLAVETMGMFHRLVQENAHKRFNCLIVGLKGQAARATRRFIKRVNEELGLPVYICNDGDPWGFHIAQVIISGSAKLAHVNHDLATPDAKFLGVTASDIIEYDLPTDPLKDIDVLRLKELSKDPRYQNEFWQTEIKKMLKIGKKAEQQSFSKYGLEYVVDTYFPEKLSQFGELN
- a CDS encoding TIM barrel protein; the protein is MKDKVIFGPAGKPIDFKGKAFESPKFLGPLGLYAFEYQSTYGVKIGESSALKLREYADEYGVLVSMHCPYYINVCSKEEEKIDSSIERLVQSAKVGEFMGAYRLVFHPGFYSNRKPEICMDLAKKTYTRLLIRCEEEGIENFTFAPETTGKLSQLGNIDEIIEMCASFDHFEPTIDFAHVHARGRGLLNKKEDYNCIFSKLEDNLDMDRLHCHFTTIEYTDKGERKHHTLAEDDEYGPHIKDLLLNLIENDWKATIICETPLIDQDALKMKQLYDSLI